One genomic region from Streptomyces sp. NBC_01304 encodes:
- a CDS encoding deoxynucleoside kinase, translated as MPVICVGGMIGIGKTSVAELIAKELGSDVFYESVEDNPILPLFYTASPEEIQAKRYPFLLQLYFLQTRFAAIKEAYKEGDNVLDRSIYEDWYFAKVNHDLGRISSLEMQVYEGLLNEMMREIDGLPYRKAPDLMVYLKADFETVLHRIGLRGRDFEQDESLVEYYRTLWSGYDDWVHKHYSASDVLVIDMNCTDVVNNPEDANRVVREVKDALAAAGRRG; from the coding sequence ATGCCGGTGATCTGCGTCGGAGGCATGATCGGCATTGGTAAGACGAGTGTCGCCGAACTGATTGCCAAGGAGCTGGGCAGCGACGTCTTCTACGAGAGCGTGGAAGACAATCCGATCCTCCCGCTCTTCTATACGGCGAGCCCTGAGGAGATACAGGCCAAGCGCTACCCGTTTCTGCTCCAGCTGTACTTCCTGCAGACGCGGTTCGCCGCGATCAAGGAGGCGTACAAGGAGGGCGACAACGTCCTGGACCGGTCCATCTACGAGGACTGGTACTTCGCCAAGGTCAACCATGACCTGGGCCGGATCAGTTCCCTCGAGATGCAGGTGTACGAGGGGCTGCTCAACGAGATGATGCGCGAGATCGACGGCCTGCCGTACCGCAAGGCACCGGATCTCATGGTCTATCTCAAGGCGGACTTCGAGACGGTGCTGCACCGGATCGGGCTGCGGGGCCGTGATTTCGAACAGGACGAGAGCCTCGTTGAGTACTACCGGACGCTGTGGTCCGGCTACGACGACTGGGTGCACAAGCACTACTCGGCCAGCGACGTCCTCGTCATCGACATGAACTGCACAGACGTGGTGAACAACCCCGAAGACGCGAACCGCGTGGTGCGGGAGGTCAAGGACGCCCTGGCAGCGGCTGGGCGTCGGGGCTGA